From Thermogladius calderae 1633, a single genomic window includes:
- the leuS gene encoding leucine--tRNA ligase, producing the protein MEWLRGVERKWQKLWRESHVFEPEPDPSKPKFFITVPYPYTNAPLHIGHGRTYTIGDIVARYKRLRGFNVLFPMAFHITGTPIVAISEMISRGDKKVIARYESYIRMYLNDEEKVKETLESFKDPLKLAEFFAENVHVDFDALGYSIDWRRRFHTGEPLYNKFVAWQYVKLSEKGLLTRGSHYVTYCLLHKQPEGEDDIEDADVNPVEIVEYTGVKFRLVDGGDVLLAATLRPETLYGATNLWVNPEAKYVRFRMGGEVFITSEKAFVKLRHQHPELEFEVIEELPGSRLLGRKARSPLGHELVVLPAWFVDPDLGTGVVYSEPSDAPYDYVALNDLKKDKSHLAKYGLDPSLVDSINPIKIIDVPGVDGHYAQVVVESMGIKDQYDERLEEATSIVYKEEFYKGRMLVKDPLVEGKPVREARDIVKQSLIGRGDAIRFLELNRKARCRAGGEIIVAKIVDQWFLDYTSENLKKTMLDYIENRLVVKPEKYKKAFVDAINWLEKRPCARKRGIGTRLPFDEEWIIESLSDSTIYMAFYTIVHKLRQAGVKPENLKPAFFDYVFLGLGEREEVAAETGLRPEFLDELRREFEYWYPVDLRHTSTPHISNHLSFYLIHHAVIFPEKYWPRAITLNEPVIREGAKMSKSKGNVINLRDISEKYSSDLFRLYIAWAASLDTVLDWREKDVSATADLLQKFTRLALDLIEGRCVDVGEDVLSRWFRSRFYRLVKAGEEAVEAYQVRDYVQNVFFNVVNLIDRYRDMRGFLPCDVKGVLQDWLKVLNPVIPHLTEELWSRMGGNGFLSTSSWPSGYEAYFDDTAEALVNEVERVVEDVKNILGAVGRKPREVYVIVASQWKRRVLELAMKGLELREVIREVSRTVGAGKERLVSEVYRVWKSGQLDKEAVKVDHSLELDTLRRLSEYIGRKTGAEVKVVEEEEALSMGLSKAEKALPGKPGLFVLFES; encoded by the coding sequence TTGGAGTGGCTAAGGGGTGTCGAGAGGAAGTGGCAGAAGCTGTGGCGTGAGAGCCACGTCTTCGAGCCTGAGCCAGACCCATCCAAGCCTAAGTTCTTCATAACCGTTCCCTACCCGTACACTAACGCCCCTCTCCACATAGGCCACGGTAGGACTTACACGATAGGCGACATCGTAGCCAGGTACAAGCGTCTCCGCGGCTTCAACGTCCTGTTCCCCATGGCCTTCCACATAACGGGCACACCTATCGTAGCTATATCCGAGATGATCTCGAGGGGGGACAAGAAGGTGATAGCTAGGTACGAGTCTTACATAAGGATGTACCTCAACGACGAAGAGAAGGTGAAGGAGACCCTCGAGTCGTTCAAAGACCCGCTTAAGCTGGCGGAGTTCTTCGCAGAGAACGTCCACGTTGACTTCGACGCTCTGGGCTACAGCATAGACTGGAGGAGGAGGTTCCACACCGGCGAGCCGCTCTACAACAAGTTCGTGGCGTGGCAGTACGTGAAGCTCTCGGAAAAGGGGCTCTTGACACGGGGGAGCCACTACGTCACCTACTGCTTACTACACAAGCAGCCGGAAGGAGAGGACGATATAGAGGACGCCGACGTGAACCCCGTGGAGATAGTGGAGTATACCGGTGTCAAGTTCAGGCTGGTGGACGGCGGGGACGTGCTCTTGGCAGCCACGCTTAGACCCGAGACCCTTTACGGCGCGACCAACTTATGGGTCAACCCGGAGGCTAAGTACGTGAGGTTCAGGATGGGCGGGGAGGTCTTCATCACCTCCGAGAAGGCGTTCGTGAAGCTAAGACACCAGCACCCCGAGCTGGAGTTCGAGGTCATCGAGGAGCTACCGGGGAGTAGGCTCCTGGGCCGGAAGGCTAGGAGTCCCCTTGGGCACGAGCTCGTGGTCTTGCCAGCGTGGTTCGTGGACCCCGACCTCGGGACAGGCGTTGTGTACTCCGAGCCGAGCGACGCCCCCTACGACTACGTCGCCTTGAACGACCTGAAGAAGGACAAGAGCCATCTGGCCAAGTACGGCCTAGACCCCTCACTGGTCGACTCGATAAACCCGATCAAGATCATAGACGTCCCAGGTGTGGACGGGCACTACGCACAAGTGGTCGTCGAGTCGATGGGGATAAAGGACCAGTATGACGAGAGGCTCGAGGAGGCGACGAGCATAGTCTACAAGGAGGAGTTCTACAAGGGCCGTATGCTTGTCAAAGACCCGCTCGTGGAGGGGAAGCCGGTCAGAGAAGCGAGGGATATTGTTAAGCAGTCGCTGATCGGGAGGGGCGACGCAATAAGGTTCCTGGAGCTTAATAGGAAGGCTAGGTGTAGGGCCGGCGGCGAGATCATTGTAGCCAAGATCGTAGACCAGTGGTTCCTGGACTACACTAGCGAGAACCTCAAGAAGACCATGCTCGACTACATCGAGAACAGGCTCGTTGTCAAGCCGGAGAAGTACAAGAAGGCGTTCGTTGACGCGATAAACTGGCTCGAGAAGAGGCCCTGTGCCAGGAAGAGGGGTATTGGCACGAGGCTGCCCTTCGACGAGGAGTGGATCATCGAGAGCCTGAGCGACTCGACGATATACATGGCCTTCTACACCATTGTCCACAAGCTGAGGCAAGCCGGGGTCAAGCCGGAGAACCTGAAACCGGCGTTCTTCGACTACGTCTTCCTGGGTCTAGGCGAGAGGGAGGAAGTAGCCGCTGAGACGGGGCTTAGACCGGAGTTCCTCGACGAGCTGAGGAGGGAGTTCGAGTACTGGTACCCCGTTGACCTGAGGCACACGTCGACGCCCCACATATCGAACCACCTCTCGTTCTACCTGATCCACCACGCCGTGATCTTCCCGGAGAAGTACTGGCCCCGCGCGATAACGCTGAACGAGCCCGTCATTAGAGAGGGCGCAAAGATGAGCAAGAGCAAGGGGAACGTGATCAACCTGAGAGACATATCGGAGAAGTACTCCTCCGACCTCTTCAGGCTCTACATCGCCTGGGCAGCCAGCCTAGACACGGTCTTGGACTGGAGGGAGAAGGACGTGTCGGCCACTGCGGACCTCCTACAGAAGTTCACCAGGCTCGCGCTCGACCTGATAGAGGGGAGGTGTGTCGACGTAGGCGAGGACGTACTGTCGAGGTGGTTTAGGAGCAGGTTCTACAGGCTCGTGAAAGCCGGCGAAGAGGCGGTCGAGGCCTACCAGGTTAGGGACTATGTCCAGAACGTGTTCTTCAACGTGGTAAACCTAATAGACAGATACAGGGATATGAGAGGGTTCCTACCCTGCGACGTGAAAGGGGTACTACAGGACTGGCTTAAGGTTCTCAACCCTGTTATCCCGCACTTGACGGAGGAGCTGTGGAGCAGGATGGGGGGTAACGGGTTCCTGTCGACTAGTAGCTGGCCCAGCGGCTACGAGGCCTATTTCGACGATACCGCTGAAGCACTAGTCAACGAGGTGGAGAGGGTCGTCGAGGACGTAAAGAACATTCTAGGAGCCGTGGGGAGGAAGCCACGCGAGGTCTATGTGATAGTCGCGTCCCAGTGGAAGAGGAGGGTCTTAGAGTTGGCAATGAAGGGCTTGGAGCTAAGGGAGGTGATAAGAGAGGTGTCGAGGACGGTCGGCGCTGGTAAGGAGAGGCTGGTGTCCGAGGTGTACAGGGTGTGGAAGTCGGGGCAGCTAGACAAAGAGGCGGTGAAGGTCGATCACAGCCTAGAACTTGATACTCTGAGGAGGCTGTCCGAGTACATAGGGAGGAAAACGGGCGCTGAGGTCAAAGTCGTGGAAGAGGAAGAGGCTCTCTCCATGGGGTTATCCAAAGCCGAGAAAGCGCTCCCCGGGAAGCCGGGCTTGTTCGTCCTGTTCGAGTCGTAG
- a CDS encoding dihydroorotase — protein sequence MSVGSVLIKNAKVLIGKEFVEGNILVEDGKIAALGKKDFPAEKVINAEGQPVVPGGIDIHAHVYDPQYTQNEDWKSGSLAGAFGGLTTLIDMPLRVYVDNLDVLRLKVEEAKKNSYLNYGITAGFMNGENKDSIPDLAREGVKTFKVFTARPFKAEDYDIIEVFEQVANVNGVVVVHAEDDPLIELGEKRYKSLDDPSYYHLHRTDNAEAAAILKVGFYALETNVSLHIAHLSSAKGLQAIEFLRRYYSRVTVETCPHFLYFTRDDTLRLGNYIKVAPTLKTQADRDALWRGLESGEIDVYASDNAPAPRSEKEKDAWSAWGGVPNLEIMMPFLYTFGVEGRRISVETFIDVTSRNPARILGVYPVKGEIALGSDADLVVLETRKPRRISASTHHHKVDWTPWEGLELKGHPLHLLVNGVPIIEKGELVGKPGHGVYVGLLARRLRKGE from the coding sequence ATGAGTGTCGGTAGCGTTCTCATCAAGAACGCCAAGGTCCTCATCGGTAAAGAGTTCGTTGAGGGCAACATCTTGGTAGAAGATGGCAAGATAGCGGCGCTGGGTAAAAAGGACTTCCCCGCCGAGAAGGTGATCAACGCAGAGGGGCAACCAGTGGTCCCAGGCGGAATAGACATCCACGCCCACGTTTACGACCCCCAGTACACGCAGAACGAGGACTGGAAGTCGGGTAGCCTAGCCGGCGCTTTCGGCGGACTCACCACCCTGATCGACATGCCGCTCAGGGTGTACGTGGACAACCTAGACGTGCTCAGGCTGAAGGTCGAGGAGGCCAAGAAGAACTCTTACCTGAACTACGGTATTACAGCGGGCTTTATGAACGGGGAGAACAAGGACTCCATACCGGACCTCGCACGGGAGGGCGTCAAGACATTTAAGGTCTTCACCGCGAGGCCCTTCAAGGCCGAGGACTACGATATAATCGAAGTATTCGAGCAAGTAGCCAACGTCAACGGCGTAGTCGTCGTCCACGCAGAGGACGACCCCCTCATAGAGCTCGGCGAGAAGAGGTACAAGTCTTTGGACGACCCGTCCTACTACCACTTGCACAGGACAGACAACGCCGAGGCCGCCGCGATCTTGAAGGTCGGGTTCTACGCGCTTGAGACAAACGTGTCTCTCCACATAGCCCATCTCAGCAGTGCCAAGGGGCTGCAGGCGATCGAGTTCCTAAGGCGCTACTACAGCAGGGTGACAGTCGAGACGTGCCCGCACTTCCTCTACTTCACGCGAGACGACACCCTCAGGCTCGGCAACTACATCAAGGTCGCACCCACCCTGAAGACCCAGGCGGACAGGGACGCGCTCTGGAGGGGTCTGGAGTCAGGCGAAATAGACGTATACGCGAGCGACAACGCGCCTGCGCCCAGGTCCGAGAAGGAGAAGGACGCGTGGAGCGCTTGGGGAGGCGTCCCCAACCTAGAGATAATGATGCCATTCCTCTACACGTTCGGCGTAGAGGGGAGGAGGATCTCCGTGGAGACGTTCATCGACGTGACCTCGAGGAACCCGGCCCGGATACTCGGGGTCTACCCGGTAAAGGGCGAGATAGCCTTAGGCTCAGACGCGGACTTGGTTGTACTCGAGACGAGGAAGCCTCGTAGGATATCGGCATCGACACACCACCACAAAGTGGACTGGACGCCCTGGGAGGGGCTTGAGCTCAAGGGGCACCCGTTGCACTTGCTTGTCAACGGCGTGCCGATCATAGAGAAGGGCGAGCTGGTGGGGAAGCCTGGGCACGGGGTCTACGTGGGCCTCCTCGCGAGGAGACTAAGGAAGGGAGAGTGA
- a CDS encoding MarC family protein: protein MTGEFMVDLPVLLTQYYVQLLAIMNPFSALPTYISLTERLSKEERERIVRRAFWAMLTIMLVFTFLGSTILEVFNISLASLRIGGGIVLMVLAVDMLGEMPRTKRVEPTDMAVVPIATPLIVGPGTLTTILLLTSSERTLTNMALIVVAELVAVATTYLILKFSDTLVRFLRVSTVRALGRFMSIIIASVAVDMIAKGVYGYIVSVYK from the coding sequence TTGACTGGGGAGTTCATGGTAGACCTACCAGTGCTGCTCACTCAGTACTACGTGCAGTTACTCGCTATTATGAACCCGTTCTCTGCCCTGCCTACCTATATCTCGCTCACCGAGAGGCTCAGTAAGGAAGAGCGGGAGAGGATTGTGAGGAGGGCATTTTGGGCGATGCTGACGATAATGCTCGTTTTCACGTTCCTCGGGAGTACCATACTCGAGGTATTCAACATATCGTTAGCCAGCCTCCGAATAGGGGGTGGGATCGTCTTAATGGTACTAGCCGTCGACATGCTCGGCGAGATGCCGAGGACGAAGAGGGTCGAGCCAACAGACATGGCAGTAGTGCCAATTGCCACACCGCTCATTGTGGGGCCCGGCACCCTCACTACCATCCTGCTGCTGACAAGCTCGGAGAGGACTCTTACGAACATGGCTCTCATCGTAGTCGCCGAACTGGTCGCTGTTGCGACCACTTACTTAATACTCAAGTTCTCCGATACGCTAGTCAGGTTCCTGAGAGTCAGTACTGTGAGAGCGCTCGGCAGGTTCATGTCGATTATAATTGCCAGCGTGGCTGTCGACATGATAGCGAAGGGGGTCTACGGCTATATCGTAAGCGTTTACAAGTAA